In Proteus vulgaris, one DNA window encodes the following:
- the nth gene encoding endonuclease III: MNQAKRIEILTRLRDNNPQPTTELKFDSPFELLISVLLSAQATDVSVNKATAKLYPVANTPQAILNLGVDGLKKYIKTIGLYNTKAENVIKTCQILVDKHHSEVPENREALEALPGVGRKTANVVLNTAFGWPTIAVDTHIFRVSNRTGFAPGKNVNEVELKLLKVVPAEFKVDCHHWLILHGRYTCIARKPRCGSCIIEDLCEFKEKTDPE, encoded by the coding sequence ATGAATCAAGCAAAACGTATTGAAATTCTAACTCGGTTGCGTGATAACAATCCGCAACCTACGACAGAGCTAAAATTTGACTCTCCGTTTGAACTATTGATCTCCGTGTTACTCTCTGCACAAGCGACCGATGTGAGTGTCAATAAGGCAACCGCTAAGCTTTATCCAGTTGCCAACACACCACAAGCTATCCTGAATTTAGGGGTGGATGGACTTAAGAAATACATTAAAACCATTGGCCTTTATAATACCAAAGCTGAAAATGTGATTAAGACCTGTCAAATTTTGGTGGATAAACATCACAGTGAGGTTCCTGAAAACAGAGAAGCCCTTGAAGCTTTGCCAGGCGTTGGTCGCAAAACTGCAAATGTTGTTTTAAATACCGCATTTGGCTGGCCAACAATTGCTGTCGATACACATATCTTTAGAGTGAGTAATCGTACAGGCTTTGCCCCCGGCAAGAATGTCAATGAAGTTGAGCTAAAACTCTTAAAGGTTGTTCCGGCAGAATTTAAAGTTGATTGCCATCACTGGCTTATTCTTCATGGTCGTTATACCTGTATTGCACGAAAACCACGGTGTGGCTCTTGTATTATTGAAGATCTGTGTGAATTTAAAGAAAAAACAGATCCTGAATAA
- a CDS encoding electron transport complex subunit E — translation MNSIKTLFAQGLWTNNSALVQLLGLCPLLAVSSTATNALGLGLATTLVLFCTNVAVSSLRRWVPSEIRIPIYVMIIASVVSAVQLLINAYAYGLYQSLGIFIPLIVTNCIVIGRAEAFAAKNEVFPSAIDGLAMGLGATAALFVLGAIREILGNGTLFDGADLLLGEWAQVLRIEIVHLDSPFLLAILPPGAFIGLGFMLAGKYLIDERQKKRSASTMKTYEKEQGCGSHIVKN, via the coding sequence ATGAACTCCATTAAAACGCTCTTTGCTCAAGGGTTATGGACAAACAACTCAGCTCTAGTGCAATTACTTGGTCTATGCCCTTTACTTGCGGTTTCTTCTACAGCAACTAATGCGCTAGGCTTAGGACTTGCGACAACATTAGTGCTATTTTGCACCAATGTGGCGGTTTCAAGTTTACGTCGTTGGGTTCCTTCTGAAATTCGTATCCCAATTTATGTTATGATAATCGCGTCTGTCGTCAGTGCTGTGCAATTACTGATTAACGCATACGCCTATGGTTTATACCAATCGTTGGGGATCTTTATTCCATTAATAGTCACCAACTGTATTGTTATTGGCCGTGCTGAAGCCTTCGCTGCTAAAAATGAAGTCTTTCCTTCTGCCATTGATGGGTTAGCAATGGGATTAGGGGCAACAGCCGCACTCTTTGTGTTAGGCGCGATCCGTGAAATTTTAGGTAACGGAACATTATTTGACGGTGCAGATTTACTGTTAGGTGAATGGGCTCAAGTATTAAGAATCGAAATAGTTCATTTAGATTCACCCTTCTTACTTGCCATTTTACCACCAGGTGCTTTTATCGGTTTAGGCTTTATGTTAGCGGGAAAATACCTTATCGATGAAAGACAGAAAAAGCGCAGCGCTTCGACAATGAAAACTTATGAAAAAGAGCAAGGCTGTGGTAGTCATATCGTTAAAAATTAA
- the rsxG gene encoding electron transport complex subunit RsxG, whose protein sequence is MIEILKRHGLTLAVFAACTTGLTAVVYHLTADTIAEQVAIEKQRLLDQVIPQTMYDNELSKDCYLLTAPELGNSKPHKLYVARFEGKPVAAALESTAPDGYSGAIELLVGADFKGNVLGVRVTAHNETPGLGDKIETRISDWITTLSHKFISSENDPHWAVKKDGGDFDQFTGATITPRAVVNSSKRTAWLIQSLPEKLETLSVCEAN, encoded by the coding sequence ATGATCGAGATCTTAAAACGTCATGGGCTAACATTAGCTGTCTTTGCGGCTTGTACAACAGGTTTAACCGCTGTGGTATACCACTTAACCGCAGACACCATTGCAGAGCAAGTGGCTATAGAAAAACAAAGATTGTTGGATCAGGTGATCCCTCAAACAATGTATGACAATGAACTTTCTAAAGATTGTTATCTACTTACGGCACCTGAATTGGGGAATTCAAAACCTCATAAACTTTATGTAGCGCGTTTTGAAGGTAAACCCGTTGCAGCAGCCTTAGAATCTACCGCACCAGATGGCTATTCAGGTGCAATTGAACTTCTTGTTGGTGCTGACTTTAAAGGTAACGTATTAGGTGTTCGTGTAACTGCACATAACGAAACTCCTGGTCTGGGTGATAAAATTGAAACACGCATCTCCGATTGGATCACAACACTGAGCCATAAATTCATTTCCAGTGAAAACGATCCACATTGGGCAGTAAAAAAAGATGGTGGCGATTTTGATCAATTTACAGGTGCGACGATCACCCCCCGTGCTGTCGTTAACTCATCAAAACGCACAGCATGGCTAATACAATCATTACCAGAGAAGTTAGAAACTCTCTCTGTCTGTGAGGCGAATTAA
- the rsxD gene encoding electron transport complex subunit RsxD yields MKFRPIQNNNSKLKIASSPFTHNQQSTSQVMLWVTLAALPGIISQIYFFGLGTIYQIILAIIVALVAETVCVKLKKEDPLLYLKDNSALLTGVLLAISIPPLAPWWIIVLGTFVAVVIAKHIYGGLGQNPFNPAMVGYVVLLISFPVQMTSWMPPVELQAVSYNVMDSLSIFFTGHTSSGLTLEDLRRSVDGITQATPLDSFKTGLLTHSIDEVLATPILQGEFAGIGWQWVNVAYLVGGLVLLYKRIISWHIPVAMISMLALCSVISWGIDPTRYSQPLLQIFSGATMLGAFFIATDPVSASTTPKGRLIYAGMIGLLVWIIRVYGGYPDAVAFSVLLANIAVPLIDSYTRPRVYGH; encoded by the coding sequence ATGAAATTTAGACCGATACAAAATAACAACAGTAAATTAAAAATTGCGAGTTCCCCTTTTACGCATAATCAGCAATCCACCAGCCAAGTTATGCTATGGGTAACATTAGCGGCACTACCGGGGATCATCAGTCAGATCTATTTTTTTGGTTTAGGCACTATTTACCAAATTATATTAGCCATTATCGTTGCGCTTGTGGCTGAAACTGTGTGCGTAAAACTCAAAAAAGAAGATCCATTACTTTACCTTAAAGATAACTCCGCACTGCTTACTGGTGTATTACTAGCAATTAGTATTCCGCCTTTGGCACCATGGTGGATCATTGTCTTAGGTACCTTTGTTGCTGTCGTTATCGCAAAACATATTTATGGTGGTTTAGGGCAAAATCCATTTAACCCCGCAATGGTAGGTTATGTGGTTTTACTAATTTCATTCCCAGTACAAATGACATCGTGGATGCCTCCTGTTGAACTACAAGCTGTCTCTTACAATGTCATGGATAGTTTAAGTATCTTCTTTACAGGTCATACATCATCAGGTTTAACACTTGAAGATTTAAGACGCTCTGTTGATGGCATTACACAAGCTACACCTCTTGATAGTTTTAAAACTGGATTACTAACTCATTCTATTGATGAAGTGTTAGCAACACCTATTTTACAAGGTGAATTTGCCGGTATTGGATGGCAATGGGTGAATGTAGCTTATTTAGTTGGTGGATTAGTTCTGCTCTATAAACGCATTATTAGCTGGCATATCCCTGTTGCAATGATCTCAATGTTAGCCTTATGTTCTGTTATTAGTTGGGGTATCGATCCTACTCGTTACTCACAACCCTTATTACAAATTTTCTCAGGGGCAACAATGTTAGGAGCTTTCTTTATAGCGACAGATCCTGTAAGTGCCTCTACAACCCCTAAAGGCCGTTTAATTTATGCAGGCATGATAGGCTTATTAGTATGGATTATCCGTGTTTATGGTGGATATCCAGACGCTGTTGCTTTCTCAGTATTGCTTGCCAATATCGCCGTACCTTTAATCGATAGCTATACACGCCCTCGTGTTTATGGGCATTAA
- the rsxC gene encoding electron transport complex subunit RsxC, translating to MFNLFSLFKKDKIWDFKGGIHPPEMKLQSSRTPMRIAQLPDEVIVPIHQHLGVPGQLCVSVGEHVLKGQPLTKGVGRTLPVHASISGIVTAIEPFPSAHPSGLPEIAVRIQSDGKDEWREQFPLTDYQSQSKETLLARIHEAGIAGLGGAGFPTASKLKGGGDLVNTLIVNAAECEPYITADDRLMQEHADEVIAGCQVLIHLLCPDEVLIGIEDNKPEAIEALKLALNAVPDEKRIFIRVIPTKYPSGGAKQLTKILTGKEVPSGGRSSDIGVLMQNVGTVVAIKRAIIDDEPLIERVVTVTGNGAKTPGNFWVRLGTPIYSLLKQAGFVAGSEQMVIMGGPLMGFTLPDLNAPVVKITNCLLIPSVEEMDTDNLEEACIRCGHCVDACPSGLLPQQLYWFSKGKEHEKAQQHNLFDCIECGACAFVCPSNIPLVQYYRQEKAEIREIDAEVKRAAEAKARFEAKKLRMEREKLEREARHQRAAVKLDDNEHNEVQSALSRVKEKQNIGKIISVKAGEEPDNAAAIAARRKRKEEVRAKQAAKLAQQKALETSNDNIVSDNEDADPRKAAVAAALARVKAKKAQQASQATTTVESAEAEEVDPRKAAVAAALARVKAKKAQQASQATTTVESSVESAEAEEVDPRKAAVAAALARVKAKKAQQASQATTTVEASVESAEAEEVDPRKAAVAAAIARVKAKKEAQQTQAETTVEASVESAEAEEADPRKAAVAAALARVKAKKAQQASQATTTVESSVESAEAEEVDPRKAAVAAAIARVKAKKEAQQTQAETTVEASVESAEAEEVDPRKAAVAAAIARVKAKKEAQQTQAETTVEASVESAEAEEVDPRKAAVAAAIARVKAKKEAQQTQAETTVEASVESAEAEEVDPRKAAVAAAIARVKAKKEAQQTQAETTVEASVESAEAEEVDPRKAAVAAAIARVKAKKEAEQRRAKEEVTLD from the coding sequence ATGTTTAATCTCTTTTCGTTATTTAAAAAAGATAAAATCTGGGATTTTAAAGGCGGTATTCATCCTCCTGAAATGAAATTACAGTCAAGTCGCACACCAATGCGTATAGCACAATTGCCTGATGAAGTGATTGTCCCAATTCATCAACACTTAGGTGTACCAGGCCAACTTTGTGTTAGCGTGGGTGAACATGTTTTAAAAGGCCAACCTTTGACTAAAGGTGTTGGCAGAACACTCCCTGTTCATGCGTCTATCTCTGGTATTGTCACTGCTATAGAGCCTTTTCCAAGCGCTCACCCTTCAGGGTTACCTGAAATTGCCGTAAGAATTCAATCTGACGGTAAAGATGAATGGCGTGAACAGTTCCCTCTTACTGATTACCAATCACAAAGCAAAGAGACTTTACTCGCTCGTATCCATGAAGCGGGTATTGCTGGATTAGGGGGCGCTGGATTCCCAACAGCTTCAAAATTAAAAGGCGGTGGTGATTTAGTTAACACACTGATTGTCAATGCAGCAGAATGTGAACCTTATATCACGGCGGATGATCGCTTAATGCAAGAGCATGCTGATGAAGTGATTGCTGGTTGTCAGGTATTAATTCACCTTCTCTGTCCTGATGAAGTGTTAATTGGTATTGAAGATAACAAACCTGAAGCTATTGAAGCATTGAAACTAGCATTAAATGCCGTACCTGATGAGAAACGAATTTTTATTCGTGTCATTCCCACAAAATATCCCTCTGGCGGTGCTAAACAACTGACCAAAATATTAACAGGTAAAGAAGTGCCATCAGGTGGTCGTTCATCTGATATTGGTGTTTTGATGCAAAACGTCGGTACTGTTGTTGCCATCAAACGTGCCATTATTGATGATGAGCCTTTAATTGAACGTGTTGTCACGGTCACTGGCAATGGAGCCAAAACACCCGGTAACTTCTGGGTGCGTTTAGGCACCCCTATTTATTCATTGTTGAAACAAGCTGGTTTTGTTGCAGGCTCTGAACAAATGGTGATTATGGGGGGCCCATTAATGGGCTTTACCTTACCTGACTTAAATGCCCCAGTAGTCAAGATAACTAACTGCCTACTAATCCCTTCTGTTGAAGAAATGGATACAGATAACCTTGAAGAGGCATGTATCCGCTGTGGTCATTGTGTAGATGCCTGCCCTAGTGGTTTATTACCTCAACAACTTTACTGGTTTAGTAAAGGTAAAGAGCATGAGAAGGCACAACAACATAATTTATTTGATTGTATTGAATGTGGTGCTTGTGCATTTGTTTGCCCAAGTAATATTCCGCTAGTTCAATACTATCGCCAAGAAAAGGCTGAAATACGTGAAATTGATGCAGAAGTCAAACGTGCCGCTGAAGCTAAAGCGCGTTTTGAAGCAAAAAAATTACGTATGGAGCGTGAGAAACTTGAACGTGAAGCAAGGCATCAACGTGCTGCAGTTAAACTTGATGATAATGAACATAATGAAGTTCAATCTGCGCTCTCTCGTGTAAAAGAAAAACAGAATATCGGTAAAATTATTTCTGTGAAAGCAGGTGAAGAGCCAGATAACGCAGCCGCTATCGCCGCACGTAGAAAACGAAAAGAAGAAGTCAGAGCAAAACAAGCAGCTAAATTAGCACAGCAAAAAGCATTAGAAACCTCAAATGATAATATAGTAAGTGACAACGAAGACGCTGATCCACGCAAAGCTGCTGTCGCGGCGGCATTGGCTCGTGTAAAAGCCAAAAAAGCACAGCAAGCCTCTCAAGCAACAACAACGGTTGAAAGCGCTGAAGCCGAAGAAGTCGATCCGCGCAAAGCTGCTGTTGCCGCGGCATTGGCTCGTGTAAAAGCCAAAAAAGCACAGCAAGCCTCTCAAGCAACAACAACGGTTGAATCCTCTGTTGAAAGCGCTGAAGCCGAAGAAGTCGATCCGCGCAAAGCTGCTGTTGCCGCGGCATTAGCTCGTGTAAAAGCCAAAAAAGCACAGCAAGCTTCTCAAGCAACAACAACGGTTGAAGCCTCTGTTGAAAGCGCTGAAGCCGAAGAAGTCGATCCGCGCAAAGCTGCTGTCGCGGCGGCTATTGCCAGAGTAAAAGCGAAAAAAGAAGCTCAACAAACTCAAGCAGAAACAACAGTTGAAGCCTCTGTTGAAAGCGCTGAAGCCGAAGAAGCCGATCCGCGCAAAGCTGCTGTTGCGGCGGCATTGGCTCGTGTAAAAGCCAAAAAAGCACAGCAAGCTTCTCAAGCAACAACAACGGTTGAATCCTCTGTTGAAAGCGCTGAAGCCGAAGAAGTCGATCCGCGCAAAGCTGCTGTCGCGGCGGCTATTGCCAGAGTAAAAGCCAAAAAAGAAGCTCAACAAACTCAAGCAGAAACAACAGTTGAAGCCTCTGTTGAAAGCGCTGAAGCCGAAGAAGTCGATCCGCGCAAAGCCGCTGTCGCGGCGGCTATTGCCAGAGTAAAAGCGAAAAAAGAAGCTCAACAAACTCAAGCAGAAACAACAGTTGAAGCCTCTGTTGAAAGCGCTGAAGCCGAAGAAGTCGATCCGCGCAAAGCCGCTGTCGCGGCGGCTATTGCCAGAGTAAAAGCGAAAAAAGAAGCTCAACAAACTCAAGCAGAAACAACAGTTGAAGCCTCTGTTGAAAGCGCTGAAGCCGAAGAAGTCGATCCGCGCAAAGCCGCTGTCGCGGCGGCTATTGCCAGAGTAAAAGCGAAAAAAGAAGCTCAACAAACTCAAGCAGAAACAACAGTTGAAGCCTCTGTTGAAAGCGCTGAAGCCGAAGAAGTCGATCCGCGCAAAGCTGCTGTCGCGGCGGCTATTGCCAGAGTAAAAGCGAAAAAAGAAGCCGAACAACGTCGAGCTAAAGAAGAAGTTACCTTGGACTAA
- the rsxB gene encoding electron transport complex subunit RsxB has product MNSLWIAIGVLGALGLIFGLILGYSARRFKVEEDPIVEKIDAILPQSQCGQCGHPGCRPYADAVANNGEMINRCAPGGEQVMLKIAELMGVEPQPLDGDEEALNPVRKVALIDEDNCIGCTKCIQACPVDAIVGATRAMHTVIEDLCTGCDLCVPPCPTDCITLVPVKVTTSNWKWDLNTIPVKNIPAEPEETPEDEPSLKTEDNAHV; this is encoded by the coding sequence ATGAATTCTTTATGGATAGCAATTGGCGTGCTTGGTGCGCTAGGTCTTATCTTTGGGCTAATTTTAGGCTATTCCGCGCGTCGCTTTAAAGTGGAGGAAGATCCTATTGTTGAAAAAATAGATGCTATTTTGCCACAAAGTCAATGTGGGCAATGTGGGCATCCTGGTTGTCGCCCTTATGCCGACGCGGTTGCAAACAATGGTGAGATGATTAACCGTTGTGCGCCGGGTGGCGAACAAGTGATGTTAAAAATCGCAGAATTAATGGGTGTTGAACCTCAACCGCTTGATGGTGACGAAGAAGCATTAAATCCCGTTAGAAAAGTCGCCTTAATTGATGAAGATAATTGTATTGGGTGTACTAAGTGTATTCAAGCTTGTCCTGTTGATGCCATTGTAGGTGCAACGCGCGCAATGCATACAGTTATTGAAGACTTATGTACTGGATGTGACTTATGCGTTCCACCTTGTCCTACTGACTGCATTACCTTAGTACCAGTCAAAGTAACAACCTCAAATTGGAAATGGGATTTAAATACTATCCCTGTTAAGAATATTCCAGCAGAGCCTGAAGAAACACCTGAAGATGAACCGTCATTAAAGACGGAGGATAATGCTCATGTTTAA
- the rsxA gene encoding electron transport complex subunit RsxA, with the protein MTDYLLLFVGTVLVNNFVLVKFLGLCPFMGVSKKLETAIGMGFATTFVMTLASISSWLMDNFILVPLDLLYLRTLSFILVIAVVVQFTEMVVRKTSPTLYRLLGIFLPLITTNCAVLGVALLNINQAHTFMQSAVYGFGAAIGFSLVMVLFAAIRERLAVANVPAPFKGASIGLITAGLMSLAFMGFSGLVKL; encoded by the coding sequence ATGACTGATTACTTGCTTCTATTCGTCGGCACCGTATTGGTGAATAACTTTGTACTCGTCAAATTCCTAGGTTTATGCCCATTTATGGGTGTATCAAAAAAATTAGAAACCGCGATCGGTATGGGATTTGCGACGACCTTTGTTATGACTCTTGCCTCTATTAGTTCATGGCTGATGGATAACTTTATTTTAGTTCCTTTGGACTTACTTTATTTACGCACACTGAGCTTTATTTTAGTTATTGCAGTAGTTGTACAATTCACTGAAATGGTTGTGAGAAAAACAAGCCCGACACTCTATCGTTTGTTGGGGATCTTCTTACCTTTAATTACCACAAACTGTGCTGTCTTAGGCGTTGCGTTATTAAATATCAATCAAGCACACACGTTTATGCAGTCAGCTGTTTATGGTTTTGGTGCAGCAATAGGTTTTTCTCTTGTGATGGTATTATTTGCCGCTATTAGAGAAAGATTAGCAGTGGCAAATGTCCCTGCTCCATTTAAAGGTGCATCAATTGGTTTAATTACCGCAGGTTTAATGTCTCTCGCCTTTATGGGTTTTAGTGGTTTGGTGAAACTGTAA
- a CDS encoding DUF2569 domain-containing protein: MKFDLKANTQNNLSGKAPITGWLLAPLAYMILSVIGSGIRSILYLQDYISNFSLIHLHSFHSISAWYLSVLTTWIMFGFTAYLLRQFFYRARNFPRLFILWLFIHLLLGIKTFGFAPIEDDMAVKSLLWSIISTVCFVPYIKYSKRVRETFTQVR, from the coding sequence ATGAAATTTGATCTCAAAGCAAACACGCAGAATAACCTTTCAGGAAAGGCGCCTATAACTGGATGGCTACTTGCGCCATTGGCTTATATGATCTTGTCAGTGATTGGTTCTGGCATAAGATCTATACTTTATCTCCAAGACTATATTTCCAACTTTTCCTTAATCCACCTACATTCTTTCCACTCAATATCTGCTTGGTATCTTTCAGTATTAACCACCTGGATTATGTTTGGCTTTACAGCATACTTATTAAGACAATTTTTTTATCGTGCAAGAAACTTCCCTCGCTTATTTATCCTTTGGTTATTTATCCACCTATTATTAGGTATTAAGACTTTTGGCTTTGCCCCCATAGAAGATGATATGGCAGTAAAATCATTATTATGGTCCATCATCTCGACTGTCTGCTTTGTGCCTTATATCAAGTACTCTAAACGTGTTCGTGAAACTTTCACACAAGTTCGATAA
- a CDS encoding oxidoreductase produces MAIKLNVGIIGYGYASKTFHAPLITTTEGLNLRAISSSDENKVKQDFPHITVYADSQVLIDDPSIDLIIIPTPNNTHYSLASQALAKGKHVVIDKPFTLTLEEAEKLSQQATDTGKLLSVFHNRRWDSGFLTVKKLLEDKTLGEISAYEAHFDRFRPTVRQRWREDAGIGGGLWYDLAPHVLDQAVCLFGEPKAITADIAQLRPNAKNADYFHALLEYDNLKVILHASMLVASPTPIFTIHGTKGSYVKYGLDTQEDALKAGSLPNQTYNWGMDNKDGELTTLSASGELETTTLITLPGNYPAYYQQIYRAITLGEENPVTPIQATAIMRLIEAGEISNRLKQTITL; encoded by the coding sequence ATGGCAATTAAACTCAATGTTGGGATTATCGGATATGGCTATGCAAGTAAAACCTTTCATGCTCCGCTAATAACAACAACCGAAGGCTTAAATCTCAGGGCAATTTCAAGCTCTGATGAAAATAAAGTCAAACAAGATTTTCCTCACATCACGGTTTATGCAGACTCTCAAGTACTTATTGATGATCCCTCAATAGACTTAATCATTATCCCAACACCGAATAATACTCACTATTCGTTAGCTTCACAGGCTTTGGCAAAAGGCAAACATGTTGTTATTGATAAACCATTTACGCTGACACTAGAGGAAGCAGAAAAATTATCTCAACAAGCAACAGATACCGGTAAGCTACTTTCTGTTTTTCATAATCGCCGTTGGGATTCAGGTTTCTTAACGGTTAAAAAACTTTTAGAGGATAAAACACTCGGTGAGATTAGTGCCTATGAAGCGCATTTTGATCGGTTTCGCCCAACCGTGCGTCAACGTTGGCGAGAAGATGCCGGAATCGGTGGCGGGCTTTGGTATGATTTAGCGCCTCATGTTCTTGATCAAGCCGTTTGCCTATTTGGTGAGCCTAAAGCAATTACTGCAGATATTGCTCAATTACGTCCTAATGCAAAAAATGCCGATTATTTTCATGCATTATTAGAGTATGACAATCTTAAAGTTATTCTTCACGCGTCTATGTTAGTTGCATCCCCAACACCTATTTTTACTATTCATGGGACAAAAGGAAGTTATGTTAAGTATGGTTTAGATACTCAAGAAGATGCATTAAAAGCCGGTTCTCTTCCTAATCAAACTTATAATTGGGGAATGGATAATAAAGATGGTGAATTAACAACATTATCAGCATCTGGTGAATTAGAGACAACCACACTTATTACACTCCCTGGTAATTATCCCGCGTATTATCAACAAATTTATCGTGCAATTACATTAGGTGAAGAAAACCCCGTGACGCCAATACAAGCAACGGCCATTATGCGTTTGATTGAAGCGGGCGAAATTTCAAATCGGTTAAAACAAACTATTACGCTATAA
- a CDS encoding bile acid:sodium symporter family protein, producing the protein MSWWQKLKLDPFLMIMICVVTLATLLPAQGDIKVLFQYLTTGAIALLFFLHGAKLSREAILAGLGHWRLHLTVFASTFILFPILGLGLQVIVPEWMSPTVYMGFLYLCALPATVQSAIAFTSVAGGNVAAAICSASASSILGVFLSPVLVGFLMQTQGSADDFDTAGAIQSILLQLMVPFIIGHLSRPLIGRWVDNHKKLVNRTDRSSILLVVYVAFSEAVVEGIWHKIDGWSLLTIAIVSCILLAIVIFVNVYSARLLGFNKADEVTIVFCGSKKSLANGVPMANVLFPAATVGVMLLPLMIFHQIQLMVCAVLAQRYANRNKEAENK; encoded by the coding sequence ATGTCTTGGTGGCAAAAATTAAAACTAGATCCTTTTCTCATGATAATGATTTGTGTGGTGACACTAGCAACACTATTACCCGCACAAGGAGATATTAAAGTCCTGTTTCAATATCTAACAACAGGCGCCATTGCGCTGCTTTTCTTCTTGCATGGTGCAAAGCTTTCTAGAGAGGCAATACTGGCAGGGCTTGGGCATTGGCGATTACATTTAACTGTCTTTGCTAGCACTTTTATTCTTTTCCCTATTTTGGGGCTAGGGTTACAAGTGATTGTGCCAGAATGGATGTCACCGACAGTCTATATGGGTTTTTTATACCTTTGTGCTCTTCCTGCAACCGTTCAATCAGCCATTGCTTTTACTTCTGTGGCAGGGGGAAATGTAGCCGCAGCTATTTGTAGTGCATCAGCATCGAGTATTTTAGGCGTTTTTCTTTCACCTGTGCTGGTGGGTTTTTTAATGCAAACGCAAGGTTCAGCAGATGATTTTGATACTGCTGGAGCAATCCAGTCGATTTTACTGCAATTAATGGTGCCTTTTATTATTGGCCACTTATCTCGCCCTTTAATTGGTCGTTGGGTTGATAATCATAAAAAATTAGTCAATAGAACGGATCGCTCGTCTATTTTGCTGGTGGTCTATGTGGCATTTAGTGAAGCTGTGGTTGAAGGAATTTGGCATAAAATCGACGGTTGGTCACTATTAACGATTGCGATAGTGAGCTGTATCCTGCTAGCAATTGTCATTTTTGTGAATGTATACAGTGCAAGGTTGCTTGGTTTTAATAAAGCGGATGAAGTCACCATTGTTTTTTGCGGATCCAAAAAGAGTTTAGCAAATGGTGTACCAATGGCGAACGTGCTATTTCCTGCGGCTACGGTGGGGGTAATGTTATTGCCATTAATGATATTCCATCAGATCCAATTAATGGTTTGTGCTGTATTAGCACAGCGTTACGCTAATCGAAATAAAGAAGCTGAAAATAAGTGA
- a CDS encoding putative signal transducing protein, protein MWNIHPTRGHYKLLTQYLSPLDASIEAGLLQSEGIDAILLDENIVWNNQVYAQAIGGVKLLVNYKDFEKAKTILSELYQGKYNINAQLEPSECEPNVIVKNNKEDYLNMGFVFLIYTVLGLPLPFKSKRTSLSEENNQEKPQ, encoded by the coding sequence ATGTGGAACATTCACCCAACAAGAGGTCATTATAAATTATTAACTCAATACTTATCACCGCTTGATGCATCAATTGAAGCAGGACTTCTCCAATCTGAAGGTATTGATGCTATTCTTTTAGATGAGAATATTGTTTGGAATAACCAAGTCTATGCTCAAGCAATTGGTGGTGTAAAATTATTAGTTAATTATAAAGATTTTGAGAAAGCAAAGACAATACTCAGTGAGCTGTATCAGGGAAAATATAATATTAATGCACAGTTAGAGCCTAGTGAATGTGAGCCAAATGTTATTGTAAAAAATAATAAAGAAGATTATTTAAATATGGGATTCGTCTTTTTAATTTATACTGTTCTTGGTTTACCCCTTCCTTTTAAATCAAAGCGGACCTCCTTGTCTGAAGAAAATAATCAAGAAAAACCACAATAA